From the genome of Anticarsia gemmatalis isolate Benzon Research Colony breed Stoneville strain chromosome 13, ilAntGemm2 primary, whole genome shotgun sequence, one region includes:
- the LOC142977995 gene encoding uncharacterized protein LOC142977995 has protein sequence MFATKAFIVIYALCLVDLSVSKPTAENVLTEGRGFMSTVWGWITYPFSWFYGSQEPEQPINEQLVAPTTNNPTDIIQIGDRNVSISCNDQTCTTIKCNRTDCRNITCNIYDTDIRGECREYNIIPDKPVEPAVSISEQTVPIEAVTTEFVTATPQPTLDISTVSNNKGSNETVGEDPLQLRALLSADVNNQKIPDDRATNLRR, from the exons ATGTTTGCTACAAAAGCTTTTATTGTTATCTACGCATTGTGTTTAGTTGATCTGAGTGTTAGCAAGCCTACAGCTgaaa ATGTCTTAACTGAGGGCCGCGGTTTTATGTCCACTGTTTGGGGGTGGATAACGTATCCCTTCTCCTGGTTCTATGGTTCGCAAGAACCTGAACAGCCAATAAATGAACAACTTGTGGCACCTACGACAAACAATCCCACCGATATTATTCAAATTGGAGATCGTAATGTTAGCATATCTTGTAACGATCAGACTTGTACTACCATAAAATGCAATAGGACGGACTGCAGGAATATCACATGCAATATTTATGACACTGACATTCGTGGTGAATGCAGggagtataatataataccCGATAAACCTGTGGAACCTGCTGTAAGCATCTCGGAACAAACCGTTCCTATTGAGGCCGTGACAACAGAATTCGTTACTGCAACACCTCAACCGACCTTGGACATTTCCACAGTTTCAAATAATAAGGGCAGTAATGAAACTGTAGGAGAGGATCCCTTGCAATTACGGGCTCTTTTATCAGCCGATGTTAATAATCAGAAAATACCTGATGATCGAGCAACTAATCTTCGTAGATAa